The following proteins are co-located in the Pseudomonas fluorescens genome:
- the pgaC gene encoding poly-beta-1,6-N-acetyl-D-glucosamine synthase encodes MFDRILALFVLALVLGVPLGLIFLVTGQFLMDFVFFYPLFMSALWIAGGLYFWLHWERHWPWKEDTPAPTLAGNPLISIIIPCYNEGDNAADTIHAALNQLYPNIEVIAVNDGSKDNTAAVLDALALQHPRLRVLHLAQNQGKAVALRMGAVAARSEYLVCIDGDALLDKNAAAYMVAPMLDNPRLGAVTGNPRIRTRSTLIGRVQVGEFSSIIGLIKRTQRVFGRIFTVSGVVVAFRKKALDRIDYWSTDMITEDIDVSWKLQLDHWAIFYEPRALCWILMPETVGGLWKQRLRWAQGGAEVLFKNIRGIWQWRHRYLWPLLFEYCLSTGWAFTFLLSVIFWGVGKFVVLPQAIAVDSLVPPAFTGLVLAMVCLLQFAVSILIDRRYEKDLWKTLFWTVWYPMVFWLVSLLTTLVSFPKVLFNQHQKRARWVSPDRGIKPSEEEA; translated from the coding sequence ATGTTCGACAGAATCCTGGCTTTATTCGTGTTGGCGTTGGTGTTGGGCGTGCCCCTAGGCCTGATTTTCCTGGTCACCGGGCAGTTCCTGATGGACTTCGTGTTTTTCTACCCGCTGTTCATGTCGGCACTGTGGATCGCCGGCGGCCTGTATTTCTGGCTGCACTGGGAGCGTCACTGGCCGTGGAAAGAAGACACGCCAGCCCCCACCCTGGCCGGCAACCCGCTGATCTCGATCATCATCCCTTGCTACAACGAGGGCGATAACGCCGCCGACACCATTCATGCGGCCCTGAACCAGCTGTACCCGAATATCGAAGTCATCGCCGTCAACGACGGTTCCAAGGACAACACCGCAGCGGTGCTCGACGCCCTGGCCTTGCAACACCCACGCCTGCGAGTGCTGCACCTGGCGCAGAACCAGGGCAAGGCGGTGGCCCTGCGCATGGGCGCCGTGGCCGCGCGCAGTGAGTACCTGGTGTGCATCGACGGCGATGCCTTGCTCGATAAAAACGCAGCGGCGTATATGGTCGCGCCGATGCTCGACAACCCGCGCCTGGGCGCCGTGACCGGCAACCCACGCATCCGCACGCGCTCGACCTTGATCGGCCGCGTGCAGGTGGGCGAGTTCTCCTCGATCATCGGCTTGATCAAGCGCACCCAGCGCGTGTTCGGCCGGATCTTCACGGTGTCGGGTGTGGTGGTGGCGTTTCGCAAGAAAGCCCTGGACCGCATCGACTACTGGAGCACCGACATGATCACCGAGGACATCGATGTCAGTTGGAAGCTGCAACTCGACCACTGGGCGATCTTTTACGAGCCCCGCGCCCTGTGCTGGATCCTGATGCCCGAAACCGTCGGCGGCCTGTGGAAACAACGCCTGCGCTGGGCCCAGGGCGGCGCCGAGGTGCTGTTCAAGAACATCCGTGGCATCTGGCAATGGCGCCATCGCTACCTGTGGCCGCTGTTGTTCGAATACTGCCTGTCCACCGGTTGGGCCTTCACCTTCCTGCTCTCGGTGATTTTCTGGGGCGTGGGCAAGTTCGTGGTACTGCCACAGGCGATCGCCGTCGACTCCCTGGTGCCACCGGCCTTTACCGGCCTGGTGCTGGCAATGGTCTGCCTGCTGCAGTTTGCGGTGAGCATCCTGATCGACCGGCGTTACGAAAAAGACCTGTGGAAAACGCTGTTCTGGACCGTGTGGTACCCGATGGTGTTCTGGCTGGTCAGCTTGCTCACCACCCTGGTCAGCTTTCCCAAGGTGCTGTTTAACCAGCATCAGAAGCGTGCACGTTGGGTCAGCCCGGACCGCGGTATCAAACCCAGTGAAGAGGAGGCGTGA
- the pgaD gene encoding poly-beta-1,6-N-acetyl-D-glucosamine biosynthesis protein PgaD, which produces MKLVRTRQNTLMWIIDVLLTLLAWGGLVWLLARGMTAMLETHGGPRIEAPIFAALNTLQIYLWIALFNALILISWARYQQRRGRKFAQRRAEANALSDQHLSESFKLGDGHLEQFRKPGVLVIHNDDDGGVEDVKAHVSRDVERPGLTLVPGAEKDKDAG; this is translated from the coding sequence ATGAAACTGGTCAGAACTCGCCAGAACACCCTGATGTGGATCATCGATGTGCTGCTCACGCTGTTGGCGTGGGGCGGGCTGGTTTGGCTGTTGGCGCGCGGGATGACCGCGATGTTGGAAACCCATGGCGGCCCACGCATTGAGGCGCCGATTTTTGCCGCGCTCAACACCTTGCAAATCTACCTGTGGATCGCCTTGTTCAATGCGCTGATCCTGATCAGCTGGGCGCGCTATCAACAACGTCGCGGGCGCAAGTTCGCCCAGCGCCGCGCCGAGGCCAATGCCCTCAGCGACCAGCACCTGAGCGAGAGTTTCAAGCTCGGTGACGGCCACCTGGAGCAGTTTCGCAAGCCGGGTGTGCTGGTGATCCACAACGACGATGACGGCGGTGTGGAAGACGTGAAGGCGCATGTTTCGCGCGACGTGGAGCGCCCGGGCCTGACCCTGGTGCCCGGCGCAGAAAAAGACAAAGACGCCGGCTAG
- a CDS encoding ShlB/FhaC/HecB family hemolysin secretion/activation protein — protein MSLLLPRTRYLLCTFLLTCLSLNTATAAPTPGDQDLIRDRQNRLLEEQSRRLQELQDLPGKAAKPQAPATPADTRCFPIKDIELKGADSLPAGDRTLLLKPYVGQCLGVSQLNELLKVITDYYIAKGRVTSRAYLPQQDLGSGHLQVLVVEGKLEALRSAEGSTVTDRELAMAFPGKVGEALNLREVEQLVDQLNRLPSKQAQMELTPGKQVGGSDVVVKNTPQKPWRASLSRNNDGQRSTGEQQWGAGLEWDSPLGLADQLVLRGGHDAISDHQKTSKNTMLYYNVPWGWWNFTYTYSESDYRALGYTDTFKFKQSGDNQNHQLRAERVIHRDDVSKTSVNVGVAHLRTNNYVNDAHLDISSNRISELQFGINHGRRIGSAFVNVDLGVQNGIGAFDAQRDDQHRDQFGNLTPTPDYRKYTATVSYLQPFRLWGESFSFTSLATGQRSEDVLFSPQRISLGGSSSVRGFKDQQLSGDSGGYWRNEVRWARPVTLEWLRPAFAEYGTSLGYDQGVIRNDRYNGDNHGRVSSNSVELFARGKYVSTSVTFAHSLERPGVVTEREAPIYFRMDFFL, from the coding sequence ATGTCTCTGTTATTGCCACGGACTCGGTATTTGCTGTGCACTTTCCTGCTCACCTGCTTGAGCCTGAACACTGCCACGGCCGCTCCCACGCCAGGGGATCAAGACTTGATCCGCGACCGGCAAAACCGTCTGCTCGAAGAGCAAAGCCGGCGTCTGCAAGAACTGCAGGACTTGCCCGGCAAAGCGGCCAAGCCCCAAGCGCCGGCCACGCCTGCCGACACCCGTTGCTTCCCGATCAAAGACATCGAACTCAAAGGCGCCGACAGCCTGCCCGCCGGCGACCGCACGCTGTTGCTCAAGCCTTATGTCGGCCAGTGCCTGGGCGTCTCGCAGCTTAATGAACTGCTCAAGGTCATCACCGACTATTACATCGCCAAAGGTCGCGTCACCAGCCGCGCCTACTTGCCGCAACAAGACCTCGGCAGCGGCCACCTGCAAGTGCTGGTGGTCGAGGGCAAACTCGAAGCGTTGCGAAGCGCCGAAGGCAGCACCGTGACCGACCGCGAGCTGGCCATGGCGTTTCCCGGCAAGGTCGGCGAGGCGCTGAACCTGCGTGAAGTCGAGCAACTGGTGGACCAGCTCAACCGCCTGCCATCCAAACAGGCACAAATGGAGCTGACCCCCGGCAAACAGGTCGGCGGCAGCGACGTGGTGGTCAAGAACACCCCACAGAAGCCCTGGCGCGCCAGCCTGTCGCGCAATAACGACGGGCAACGCAGCACCGGCGAACAGCAATGGGGCGCGGGCCTGGAGTGGGACAGCCCGCTGGGCCTGGCCGATCAACTGGTGCTGCGCGGTGGCCACGACGCCATCAGCGACCACCAGAAAACCTCGAAAAACACCATGCTCTACTACAACGTACCGTGGGGCTGGTGGAACTTCACTTACACCTACAGCGAGAGTGATTACCGCGCGCTGGGTTACACCGACACCTTCAAGTTCAAGCAGTCGGGCGACAACCAGAACCACCAGTTGCGCGCAGAGCGCGTGATTCACCGCGATGACGTGAGCAAAACCTCGGTCAACGTGGGGGTGGCTCACCTGCGCACCAACAACTACGTCAACGACGCCCACCTCGACATCAGCAGTAATCGCATCAGCGAACTACAGTTTGGCATCAACCACGGCCGGCGCATCGGCAGTGCGTTCGTCAACGTCGACCTGGGTGTGCAGAACGGCATCGGCGCCTTTGACGCCCAGCGTGACGACCAGCATCGCGATCAGTTCGGCAACCTTACGCCCACCCCGGATTACCGCAAATACACCGCCACCGTCAGCTATTTGCAGCCGTTTCGTCTGTGGGGCGAGTCGTTCAGCTTCACCAGCCTGGCCACCGGGCAACGCAGTGAAGACGTGCTGTTCTCGCCGCAACGCATCAGCCTGGGCGGCTCGTCGTCGGTACGCGGTTTCAAGGATCAGCAGCTGTCTGGCGACAGCGGTGGCTACTGGCGCAACGAAGTGCGCTGGGCCCGCCCGGTCACCCTGGAATGGCTGCGCCCGGCCTTTGCGGAATACGGCACCAGCCTCGGTTACGACCAGGGCGTGATCCGCAACGACCGTTACAACGGCGACAACCACGGCCGCGTTTCGAGCAACTCCGTGGAACTGTTCGCCCGTGGCAAATACGTCAGCACCAGCGTGACGTTTGCCCATTCGTTAGAAAGACCGGGAGTGGTGACGGAGCGCGAAGCGCCGATCTACTTCCGCATGGATTTCTTCCTGTAA